From one Catellatospora sp. IY07-71 genomic stretch:
- a CDS encoding phosphatase PAP2 family protein, with protein MHVIPDADRPAGRPRDRKATGGSVAPGAALRALDVIMFGYLAAAALVVTAGHDVVAGWGLYLVAYAATAAAVAGLLAAYHRRPHDRVLTALRLTYPLVLAPLLYTMTGGTVLSLHGRYLDDAMNRFETALWGAHPADWLGTFASRPLTELFYVCYVSYYLYIVVPPVLLLVRRRLDDLARLVTTVGAAVYTCYLGFALLPVRGPVHSLAEQLDPPALQGYVLAPAQEFLMAHADPVGTCFPSAHVAGAWAVCLAVRRIQRRAAFRWLLLPTVGLTVSVVYTRYHYTADAAAGLAVAIAADQLVKRLLPGPIRPPGIHSGRVLDSAGQIN; from the coding sequence GTGCACGTCATTCCCGACGCGGACCGGCCCGCGGGGCGGCCCCGGGATCGAAAGGCCACGGGCGGGTCGGTCGCTCCGGGGGCGGCCCTGCGGGCGCTCGACGTCATCATGTTCGGCTACCTCGCCGCTGCGGCGCTGGTGGTCACGGCCGGTCATGACGTGGTGGCCGGCTGGGGGCTGTATCTGGTCGCGTACGCGGCCACGGCGGCGGCGGTCGCGGGGCTGCTCGCCGCGTATCACCGCCGACCGCACGACCGGGTGCTGACAGCCCTGCGGCTGACGTATCCGCTCGTGCTCGCGCCGCTGCTGTACACGATGACCGGCGGCACGGTCCTGTCCCTGCACGGGCGCTATCTGGACGACGCGATGAACCGGTTCGAGACCGCGCTGTGGGGCGCCCACCCCGCCGACTGGCTCGGCACGTTCGCGTCGCGGCCGCTCACCGAGCTGTTCTACGTCTGCTACGTCAGCTACTACCTGTACATCGTGGTGCCGCCGGTGCTGCTGCTGGTGCGCCGCCGGCTGGACGACCTGGCGCGGCTGGTCACCACGGTCGGCGCGGCCGTGTACACCTGCTACCTCGGATTCGCACTGCTGCCGGTCCGCGGCCCGGTCCACTCGCTCGCCGAGCAGCTGGATCCGCCCGCGCTCCAGGGGTATGTCCTCGCGCCCGCGCAGGAGTTCCTCATGGCGCACGCCGACCCGGTGGGCACCTGCTTCCCGTCCGCGCACGTCGCCGGGGCCTGGGCGGTCTGCCTGGCGGTGCGCCGCATCCAGAGACGTGCCGCCTTCCGGTGGCTGCTGCTGCCCACGGTCGGGCTCACCGTCTCGGTGGTCTACACCCGCTACCACTACACGGCGGACGCCGCGGCGGGCCTGGCCGTGGCGATCGCCGCCGACCAGCTCGTCAAACGGCTGCTACCTGGCCCGATCCGCCCACCGGGGATCCACTCCGGACGGGTACTTGACAGCGCCGGGCAGATCAACTGA